The DNA sequence TTGTGAGCTTATTTTCAGACAGGATTGAGTTTTTAAGAAAGTTGATCAATGTGTTGGGATTTCCTCCGCGGCCTACAGCATTTCCTACTCTGAAAATAATAAAGCTTGAACAATGCTCAGCAATTATTTTTTCGATCGTAATTTTATGAAGGACATACGGGCTGTCGGTTTTGGTGGGATCATAAATACTGCATGTGGAAAAATAAATCAGCTTTTTATCCGGATGCTGGCTGATAACTGATTTTAGCAGGGATATTTCTCTTTCAAATTCCGCAGGATTCTTTTCCAGCGAATTGGAAACTCCTGATGCAAAAAAAATAACATCCTCCTTATCATAAAGTCTTACGGCGTTTGCCAGAATTCCACTACCAATTATCATATGCTTCTTTTCTCATTAAGATGTTAGTTTTTAAATCTTTTACGTGCTTCAACAGATTTAAAGTTTTTTAAAGATTTTAAAAAGTCCAAGTGTATTTCCCAGTTTTGCCCATCTTGAATTTTTTACATGATTCAATTGGTTGAGTGCCTGCTCATATTTCTTTTTCGGGACATAGCTCTGAAGAAAAAGGTCCTCCACACTGATGTTTCTTCTTTCTGCCATTTTGATCAGGGCAACCCAGTGCCAGAACAATGCTTTTTCTGAATTTTTCGTAGTAGAGATCCCACTGTCATGGATTCTGTATAAATATAAATCTTCATCAATATATTTTACAGGAGCAACCTCGCACATTTTCATGTACCAGTCTTTATCTTCAGCAATTTTTAAGAAAGGATCAATACCGGCGGTTTTCTCATAAATTTTCTTTTTAAAAGTGACAAAATGTGAAATCTCAGCATTGAAATTATAATAAGCCTGATCCAGCGCTGTGATTTGTTTTGCTTTATGTACAGACAGAGGAGTAAGATTCTCATCACAACGTACAAAATTGGAGTAAACCAACCCTGCTTCAGGATATTCAGTATGTGTTTTTAAAACAATTTCCAAAGCATGAGGAGCCAAAGCATCATCAGGATCTAAAAAACCGCATATTTCTGACTGTGCAAGTTCTATTAATCTCCTTTTTGTATATCCGATTCCTTTGTTTTGATCATTCTGATGTATTTTAAACCGGGAATCATCACCAATAATTTTTTTTATAACTTCAAGGGAATCATCAGTAGAGCCGTCATCCAGAATTACTGCTTCCCAATCCGTTTCAGTCTGCGCGACTAAGCTTTGGCAGCATTTTTCAAAAAAATGGCCATTGTTATAATTGGCAATAAGTATACTGAATTTACTCATTTCGACTGTGTTTATTCAAGATTTTCTTTAATGCATTCAGATATCCGAAACCATATTTTCTATCCGGTTCCAGAATATTTCCTTCTGCCCATTCATTCCAGGATTTAACAATTAAAAACTGTTCCGGGTAGTCTTTTTTCTCTTCAAGATATTTTGCAGCTTTTTCAACCTGTTGTTCGAATATTTCCGGGGAATTATTAGCCAATATGATGCCTCTGTATCCGCTTCTTGGAGTATTGTCCCAATTAGGCAGGATACATGGATAGGTAGGAACGTTGCTTTCTTCAAACTTTAAATCATTCACTACCGCCTGGGCATCCTGAATTCTGA is a window from the Chryseobacterium indologenes genome containing:
- a CDS encoding NAD-dependent epimerase/dehydratase family protein, which encodes MIIGSGILANAVRLYDKEDVIFFASGVSNSLEKNPAEFEREISLLKSVISQHPDKKLIYFSTCSIYDPTKTDSPYVLHKITIEKIIAEHCSSFIIFRVGNAVGRGGNPNTLINFLKNSILSENKLTIHSNARRILIGTDDIASFVGKYMQNLNNEIVNLAYPYQYSLPEILSQLENHLAKNADYETVNEGSFYNIEFNSLTEDFFAGLSPDEYLKKLYSSYL
- a CDS encoding glycosyltransferase family 2 protein, which translates into the protein MSKFSILIANYNNGHFFEKCCQSLVAQTETDWEAVILDDGSTDDSLEVIKKIIGDDSRFKIHQNDQNKGIGYTKRRLIELAQSEICGFLDPDDALAPHALEIVLKTHTEYPEAGLVYSNFVRCDENLTPLSVHKAKQITALDQAYYNFNAEISHFVTFKKKIYEKTAGIDPFLKIAEDKDWYMKMCEVAPVKYIDEDLYLYRIHDSGISTTKNSEKALFWHWVALIKMAERRNISVEDLFLQSYVPKKKYEQALNQLNHVKNSRWAKLGNTLGLFKIFKKL